TAATTGTGAAAATGTTACTTTGGAAGCAATTCAAGTAATTGGATTATTTATGGAgtaaaaattcaatatttaagCGATCAAGGAAACAACCTTCAATTGAAAACTTCAAGTGTCATCGATTCTCCCGAGAGGTCACAATTGCCGCGAGCAAAGATATTAATGACGAGGAAGGCTTTTTTGTTATGCTACTAATACTTGCTCTGCTATTCTGCCCAAGCCTGGCTGAGGAAGAGTTACGGGGcgtaaaacaaaaaaatacgcCGATAAGGCATACTATGTGTAATGATTCCCCCATTCAcgataaataaaaagataaaaaacatTAAATCACACAAATAAGGAAACAatcttttcaatttaatttatttttcaatcatgttataattataaaaaataattgaaaaaattgagaaaattaaaagagCTGACTAAAATCAAAATCGAAAAAAATCGATGTTAGGTTGGTTTGATTTAGACCTACATAATTGGCTTAGTTAATTCTTAAagaaaaaccaaaccaaatcgaCTTACGTACACCCCTAGTTAAAAGTTTGGCGCATTTATGTCATTGCCGTTTGAGAAAAAACTCATTCATGCCATTATTTTTAAATCTGATTTTACAAAATTACTTTTTACACATGGCCAATTATAATTCAGCAgcgtaataataataataataataataataataataataataataataataataataataataataattattattattattattattattattattattaaaaagttaaagttctaaaatcatttgtgaaattaaaaaaaaaatccatccgtattaaaaaaaaaaaaaactgctATGATTTGtgtttatgttgttgtttttgacaATGGATCTTTGTTTCCTAGtgttttttgaatttatgttcaaaattttgagttgTGAAAAAAATTCTGAAATTATAGAATGATgaagttttgaaactttgaaaaaatttcaAGCGGTCTTGTTGAGTTAGATTGAATTTAAGCTCAAAAGATATTAGAGAAGCTACTCTtaaaatttgaggtgatttagTGAAGAATTGAGGAAGTTGGAAATTTGCGAGTTCTAGGTATGGTGTTCTTGAGGAAGAAGGAGCAAAAAAGAGTAAATTTAATCTAAAACCTCAATTGAAAAttgttaaaagttgtttggaGTCTTGTTGAGTTATGTTGacctttttttgtaaaaaaaaaactaatgacATGATTGATTTATAATTGACCatgtgtaaaaaaaaaaattgaattttttttggtgtaataaagaataaaaataaatatagtagGGGAATATGTATAAAAGGGTAATTTACCCAATTTTAATACCATATATCAAAGTTTTACCAAGCAAAGTAAAACCCGGATGAAAAATCCAGGCCCAAATAAAGCCAATGCCTAACCTAATTTATATATACGGATGTAATTGAAGTAACACAAAAGATCCAAGTCTCTCGCGCTACATCAATCTCTACCAATCGACACCTATAGTTTGGAGAGACAcatatacaaaaacaaaaacacacactctctctctcctctttcACCAAAATTAATGATTGTCGATTAGAGAGAGTATGTAGATACAAGAATACCGATACATATACCTAGAGAGAGACACACTGTATAGGTTTTATTGTACATAACTGCGCCACTCTGATAATttccattttctttctttctttctttctttctttcttgggTTTGTTAGATTTCTTTTATCATCACCGCCCTCCTCTGATTCTTATTCTTGTtgaatctctctctctctctctctcacacacacaaTAGTTTCCATATAATCCTATTAGATTTGTGTAATACACCGTAAATATGTTTCTGTAGTAGCtgggtatttgttctttctaTTGATTACTGTTAAATATCGGAATGTGGGGTTCGATTGGGGTGAATTTTGCTTGATCGATTGGAACAATTTGGGGAATTTTGGTTGACCCTTTTCGGCCCTTCACAGGGAACCCTGTGAAATCTTTGGGTGCTTTTGTTTTAGTCTGCATTCGAGAATTGAGGGTTTTCTTGTTCAATACGTTCTGCGCCTAGGGCAcggcttttttttttcttcttcttgggGTATTGGGTTAATATTTAGAGTAGACGGTTATGGCCTTGAATCGAGAAGAACGATTTTTAGCTGGGACCGAGTTTGATAATAGGTATTTCGACAAGGAATGCCCTAATCAGAATCATTATCGATTTGgtgatttttggggtttgaatcGTGAAATCGACAAATTTCATGATTACAAATCTGGAAAAAGTGAGATGGTTTCTGATGATAGTACTGATTTTTGGGATTTGAATTGTGAAGAGGGCAACTTTCAAGACCACATACATGAAAACACAAAGATGGGTTCTGATGATATTGTTGATCTGTTGCCACAGGATCCTTTTGATATGGATATTAGTACCAAAATCACTGGTTGGTTAGAGGGTATTAACAAGGATTTTGGGTTAAAAGATCTTGGTTTCTGTACAGATGAGATTGAGGTTGATGTTCAATTGTATCCGAAATTTAATATTGTTCTAAAAGGGGCTATGCGAATTCACCAGGATGTAGGGGTCCCTAAAATAGGTGAAAACTCCTATATGTCTGAGATTGATGTAGGAGAGGGATTGCATGATTCCTTTGGTTGTATGGATGTTGAGATGGAGGAGGTTATAAATTCCAGGTATTGGGCTTTTGGAGATGCAGCTCATGAAGATCAGTCGGGCATGAATGATCATTGTGATGGGGATGAAGGCGCTCGTTCAGATGCGTTGTATTTGGCCCTTAATTATCTTGGCTTGAGGGACCTTCTTTCTATTGAAGGGGTTTGCAAAGATTTAAGAGATGTGGTGCGCAGTGATCCACTTCTGTGGAGAAATATTCACGTTGATCATCCATTGAGTAATAAGATCACTGATGATATTCTTATAAAGTTGACGGACAGGGCTCAAGGCCATCTTCATTCTCTGAGTCTTGTGCACTGCCCAAGGATCACTGATAGTAGTTTGAATTGTGTGCTTGAAAGGAATTCTAGCCTGAAAAAGGTCAGCTATTCTCTTTTGCTGCTTATCTAACTATGTTTGTTACTTAAGCTCATTCTAATTTCTTATAAGATGTTATCATGTGTTACTGAAAATAGACTTACCATGATTTGTTTTGTCTGATGATGAATGTAAGACTTGCATAGCATACGGGTTTGGTATTCTTGTTATTGCGCTATTACTTGTTGTACTCTCACCTTATTTGCCTCACTTAGTAACTTTTCAAGGGGTTAGTTTTGTTGTTCAAAAATGTTATTGATTGGACTTGGCTAAATGTGACAGTATTTCAGTTGCAATAGTAGCTAACCCTATCTGAAAAGGTGGATATCAGGATCCTTCACTGTTGAATTCCTTTGTTTCTTCCCTTTTGAGTGCTCATGCTACTATAAAACATGTATTGctgaaaaataaaacatgcattgctgaaaaataaaacatgcatTGCTGAAATTATTAAGTGAAATTCTGTATTGGAAAACAAGAGAATTGGTGTAGTGAAAAGACCTAATTAACCTTATATTACTGCAATGAGCCAATGGCAATTCTTGACTTTTAGATTAGACCAATAGATTCTTGGAGGTTGGGatatattcataaattttattggTATAGATTATGCACAGAAATTTAATGGGCTGTGACAGAAATAATGAGGCATCATGTCTATCATTTCCCTAGTTTACCAATCAAAATATGCTATGCCTTTTCAGGAAGTTCATCAAAGTATGTGAATGTCTAGTATATTCTTCATTgcctagttttttttttaaaaaaataatgtttcatttgtttattcttattatattttttgatgTCATGTATTTACTTTCATCAATGCAGCTTAGTGTCCCAGGATGTGGGAGACTCACAGCTGATGGTATTCTCTGGAACTTAAAGCTCTTAAAGTTTGCAGGAAAACCCAAACTTAAGTACCTTGGGGTTAATGGATTATTTGGTATGACACACCAACACTTTGAAGAGTTCAAGGTCTTGTTAGGTGTCGATAGCAGCAAGCTTCTATCTACTCGTAAACCACGGTTTCTCCAAGGTGGCCAGTTATCTGTGTCTTCTGATGATGATTACACTATTGATATTGAAATATGCCCGAAATGCGAGCAGCTTAGAGTAGTCTATGATTGCCCCTCAGAGAGttgccaaaagaagaaatctACTGCTCAGTTGTGCAGAGCTTGTACTATCTGCATTAAACGTTGTATCAACTGTGGGCGGTGCTTAAATAATTGTGAGTATGAGGAATTATTCAATTTCGACTTGGTTTGTTTAGATTGCTGTAGGGATTGCTATAGGGAATTTTTGGATCACCAAGAGAGGCAAGAGAGAATTACTGTTCCACTGGAAAATCCTGTTCCTCATAAGCAGACAAGCTGCCATTTCTTCTTTTGTGGCTAGAACATGCAGTAGGCAATGCTTCTTTTGCCTATAAGCATCAAATCAAAAGGAGTCCTTGAGTATTTTATAATTACTGGCTATCTCCTACCAGGCAGGGTTTTGTAAGTAATGATAGTGAAGTGAAGGAAGTGCGGGCAGGGTGGGGCTCGCAGAGGGTTCGACTCCTTACACAACTCACACAATAGTGACACACTGGGTGTTGAGATTGAGAGAGCGGTGAAATTGTATGTGTTTGAATACAACTATTCCCACTAGGCGATTGAGAGGAGGAAGTTCAGTGAATGGTGAATAACTACATTTATGGCTGAAATATAGCCGGGTTGTGCTGTATGATGTCCCCAATTGTGTTTGTATTTGGACTAGGCCATCAATCGCCAGCTAGATCCACAGATCCAGAAAGTAAACACCACTTCTTGGTGAAGCGAAGGAAGAAATTTGGCATCAATGTTGAGGTGGAGGGAAACACACCTTCCGTTGGTGCGTTAGCAATTAAGAACAAGGGAAAAAAATGTTGAGGTGGTATGCATTTGCTTCCTGTTCCTGTGTATTCTATATCGTTATTGTAGAACTGAATTATCTGCTGTTGCTAGTGAAGTTTTCATCATCAGAGCCACCCGTAATGCACTCATCTTCAAATCCTTCAAGAGAAGGGTGAGGAGAGTACTGTGGCTTTTTCCAGAAGATCATATTTGATCTTTGAGTGATCTCTCATGCTTGAAATCAGATCCACTAGTGTCAATACCAAAACTTGGCACAGTTCTTGCATGCGTATCTTCCCACATAACCTGCAACTACACGCCGTCACTCCATGCTTCCTCTTGCAGTGGTTTTGAAGTGTTCTGAAGTCCTTCAATGGCTTTGCTCGTCAGTGGTTGATATTGTTCTTAGAGCCTGGAGCACAGCAGTGTGAGTGATCATATGTTATCTGTAAGCATAGTTTATATAGTTCTGGGTTATCCCAAACCATATTACAGAAAATTTGTTTGCTTATAACAAAAAAAGGAGTGCTGTAGCTGATGTGCATGTATTTTTCAAAGGCCTAGTAACATATGCTTCTGTAATCAGTTACGGCTTATGAAGCAGTTGGTAGTCCAACATTTTGACTTCCCGGTTACTGAATACTAATACTATATTGCTATTGCAAGTCCAGTGATTCTTCTTGCTTGGATTTTCagttataagtataaaatctcCAACTGACCATATAAGAATAAGATTTGCTTGCAATTAAAGATAAGAAAGATCATGATTTGCTTGCAATTACTTAATAACTGATTTGATTGTGTAAAGAAGTAGAACAACTGTTTCAATGCTGTACTGCCCCCTAACGCAACCCATACAGAGGCAGAATTTATTGAACTATGTTTGGTCATCAACTCTACTGGAAAAAGGCAGAATTTAAGAAGAGTTGCAAATGGTGTGGGCTTTTGATTTAGGCCCAtaggaaaagaaagaacaaaCAAGAAATCCCTAGGATGCCCAAATATATTGATATACTGGGAGTGAATTAATATGGGACAAAATCATTTTTCCCCGAACTTTTAACAATAATCAATTTTCCCTCttattctaattaattttttaaaatgcctATTTTACTTTTTGTATTATCAacctttatctttttattttttacttatttaaaatcataattttttttattctaggtaacaaattttttattaaaaacaaaaattattttatctattctaaaaaactaaagtaaaaaaatcctaattgaatatataaattattgacgttctataataaaataaatgagtagagtaaaaagtgaatattttaataataatcaaaactctaatGTATACTATTTATCTTTCTTAATCTAAGTATctatagatttttatttaaacacattaaaattataagtaattattattttaatattacatgtatttaatatgtatatgtatataaatgcATGTTCcaattctctcttattcttaaaTGTCTGAATAGATAaatgatttttatttgtcaataatgaagtattttttaaattaaaaaataaaaaattacttacaatacaaatagataatcttttaatttttttataggatatacctttatttttattaatatttttgtattaattttgaaatatatttaaaagctattatattatctattatttttatttgtataaatagtttCTGGAAGATAGAAAATCAAGGACAAAACAGATATTTTATGGAAAAAGTTGGGGGGAAGCGTTTGATTTTTAAACCAAACTTCGGAGAATGATTTTGACCCAATTAATATTACTAGTTCACAATGCATCCATATTTTTGGTTGATTAAAGTTGATTAAGTATGAGTTTTCATCAAAGTCACAAAATTAATGTTATTATCGCTTTGATGAGTAAGAATTTTTTTGGCACCTacattcgctatacaattctgTGCAAGAAGGAGTATTTTGGTTTGAATACCAGTTATGATGGATTAGTTATGGCGGAAtaagttatgatgaaattagTTATGGCGGAATAAATTGTgatgagattattttttattgagtgtttggtttgttgcgttcaaaataatatgcattatataaattttagaataaattatttgtttataaaaataccctttatgaatgtgaaaagagatatttttgtcatttactTTATCTCGGAATAAGTTATCTCGAAATTACTATACCACTCAAAGGGAAGAATAACTTATCCCAGTACTAATTATTAATCCTAAGATAAGTTATACCACACTTTGTAACCAAACAAACAATTGAAGGTTACTAAAAATTTATTCCAAAACTATTTTACCTTATTCACTACAACAAACGACACTTAGATTGGATACTTGGATTTTTCCAAGCAATTTCTTTGAAATCTTGTGGGGATTAGGTTAGGTGAGTATATAATCCTTATATATATTAGCTAGCCAGTAGTGTTTATGCCACATTGCACTACTAGtgcatataaataaatataattggaAATGAAACattccatatatatatttatatgatgtTGAACATTGCGGTGATATGCACTACATATATAACTTTCTTAGCTATCCCTACAGCTACTTGGTGGGCCGCAGTAACATTAATTTGTCGTTGCATTACATGTGAAAGGGTTGCTGctatatatatagatgatgtatttttgGTGTCAAGAAGATCCAGCAACTATACATATACTACTACTAATTTATTAGAATACATCATCGGCCCGtcaaattctttcattttcatttagATATTTGAACTAAGATTACGATTTATTAGACACCTAAACCAAGCTAAAGTGTTCCTATTACTCTATTAGATATGATTCtcactcttttttaaaaaaaaatatgtaagaaTCTATCAGGTGAATAATTTACAGCAAGAAGAGAATAAAAAgctatcaatttttttttaattaactgTAGTGTGCTCGTTTGGTCAAACTATATAAAATAATGAATTGTTGTTACTTGTTCGCCCAAAAATGGGAAAAAGACGGACATTAATGGCGCAAAAGATAGTTCATTCATTTTTAGGAAAGTGTCTGTTTTGGTGTATGTTTTTAGAGAGGATCCGTTTTAGTACGTTGTGTCAAAAAAATGTCTGTTTTGATGTTGATCTCCACTCTATTCTCTTGATCAGATTCCACTAATGAAACTACATTGGACATGTTGTCATAGCTCTAACATAACCTTTTGATGGTGGACATGCCTTAAGTTCTGCTTTCCATTCTTTTTCCATGCTATGATTTTGCTTTCTAACTGAACATATGGAAAAAGGAGTTGTGAAATTCAACAGTGGACGGAAAAGGACTTGAAATTGGAAAAAAGTAGTATAAGCACTGAGCTAAATTTTGGGCAATCACATGCATTATTATTACTTGTAGAACCATATAAGTATCTTTTTCCTTCAGGAAAAAAGCTATATTAAAAAGCTGCTTTTTCACATGGGCATATCTCTTcttttttagagttttgataGGTATTGCTATTTGCTGGTCCCTCTCTTTGTTCACTTGTCTCAATTCTCACTTTGGCTATCAAGATTCACAGGTTAATGTCTCCCATATTAATGTATTATCAGTTGATGGTAAGAATTACTATTGCAAAGTGTATCGAAGCATTTATATATTACTTATTGATTATCAACAAAGCGAATCATTGATTCTTAATTCTTATTCATTTGGGGCTATTTCTATCCTAAGATAAACCGTTTCGCTCCTAGATTGGAGAATAAGCTAACTGTTTCAAATGAAATAATGATTTTAATTCCAAATCTTGGACTTAATTCATGTTCAAAAGTAGCAATTGTGAGGTGTAATTGGAATTTTCGAAGGTTTCTTTCTATATAAATCATCTTTCACTGTGTGATTATCCCAAAAGTTAATTTACAGATTCCTATTCATTTTAACTGCGTAAAATttgcccaaaagaaaagtaaaagagaACCTAATATCAACTTTGTATGCAAAGGGAAACTACTTTTGGTTAATGGGTCACCTTGTCTAgtaatcaaataaaattcacctttttttttaaaaaagaccacaaataaaaaaaagacaGATCATCCAACAATTAATGCCACAAGCTCAATTTTAGTGCAttgattatataaattatgtactACTCCCTTTGGTCCAATATAAAAGAATTAttgacatttttttattttccaaaataaataaatttttcaaagttgaagaatgtattttttttctagaatttttcaTTCCTTTTAATGAGATTTTCAACTACTTTTAAATCCTAACTAATGACTATCTCAactttttaaaaagagtttGGGAAAAATTTAAAGAGTAATATTGACAAATTACTCCTTAATTactgttttaaaatattttttttaagaagtgTGTCACATTTTAATAGTTTATGTATATTGGACTAAAGCAACTATCAATGTCGAAGACAAATAAGGAAAGAGAGTGTAAAATTTGGAAAGAAATCTTTGAAATTTACTCATCTTAATTACTGTATTAATTACTGCACTAATCTtgtttatataaatattaaatattacaTGCATGGAAGAAGTTAAAAAAGGGGCATGACTTTGGGATATATTACCAATTTACCACAGTTCCGCAGAATCAATTTTGGCGCCTTCATTTTACTTCTGCATGCTGTTTCTGATTTAACAGCTTTTTCACTCGATTGAAAAAGATCTATCACATTCAATATTTGTATCAAATTAATAAACATAAAAGTTAACATATATCATCTCATTAAATTATAtgcattttaatttaatttatgacGTTTAATGTAAATTATTTGATGTGATATACAAAAATTAGGTGTACATAAATACATGAATCTCTCTTCTCTCTGAACATTTTGATTGTAAGAAGCCATTTCTTAGTGGTAAGCAAATTTCCTTTTTAGTAGACAAATGATGGGCTCAATCTTTCTTCTCTCTCATCAGTATCAATCTTTTCTGGTTTTGTCTTCTCTTTTTTATAACTAAATCATGTTTTTCCATGTGTTTCTCCTGTCATTCTtcacatttttgtaccattttcttTGATTGTTTAGTTGTTATTTCAGTATCCTTGAAGGTACTTCAACTATTGATTATTGTGTCTACTCTAAGCTTTAACATGACTTATTATTTGAGTAATATCTCTACACTTGTTTGAGTATATATTAATTCTTCTCTTTTGAGTACATATTTTTCTGGCCGATATACaaagattatatataatattatgtaTGCACAAGCTATTTTTAGTATCACAGTAGGGATTATTATCTTTAAGTGTAGATGTTTTGTGGGTCAAGTTACTTTATGTCATTCATTCCTATCTCTTTGCGGTTGTTAACTGTGAAGTTTTCTTGTTGCAGAATCTTTAATTTTCCCTCTGGAAGTGGTTGAAAAGAGCggtttggtaaaaaaaaattcacttggAAAAATTTGAGCTTTGTTGCTCAAGTTCTCTGTATACTCATAATCTATTTGTTAAAATGCCTCCAACGTATTTTCCTCTTCGGTGGGAAAGCACAGGAGATCAATGGTGGTATGCTTCACCAATTGATTATGCAGCTGCTAATGGTCATTATGATTTGGTCCGTGAGCTTCTTCGATTAGACGGAAATCACCTTATTAAGCTCACTTCACTGCGTAGGATTCGGAGGCTTGAGTCTGTTTGGGATGATGAAGAACAGTTTGATGATGTGGCTAGATGCCGCTCTCAAGTTGCAAGAAAATTGATGCTTGAATGTGACACCAAGAAAGGGAAAAATTCACTTCTTAAAGCTGGCTATGGTGGGTGGCTTTTATATACTGCTGCCTCTGCTGGAGACCTGGCTTTTGTTCAAGAATTGCTTGAAAGAAACCCACTTCTTGTGTTTGGAGAAGGGGAATATGGTGTCACTGATGTATTATATGCTGCTGCTAGGAGTAAAAGTTGTGATCTTTTTAAGGTTCTGTTTGATTTTGCTATCACTCCGAGGTTTCTGCCACGCGATGGTGGTGAGATGGATAAACACATTGGTGAGGTTCCATCTGCTTATAAGTGGGAAATGATGAATAGAGCAATTCATGCTGCTGCTAGAGGAGGTAATCTGCAGGTACTGAAGGAGCTTCTTGCTGACTGCTGTGATGATATCTTAGCTTATAGAGACATTCAGGGTGCAACACCCTTGCATGCAGCTGCTGGCAAGGGGCAGGTTGAGGTATGACTTGCTTGCTTACCAGTTTGAGCCTTTTGCATTGTTTGTTTACCAGTTTGAGCATTTTGGAGACCTCTTTGAGTCTAGGTGCATTCTAGTTGCCAAGAACGTCTAATGATTGGTTCGAAGAATGTATTGGGATTCAATCAATTGCGGATGATATAACTAGTAAATACATTCCTCCCCACGTCAATATATTTTACTTGTTTAGGAGGAGTTATGCTCGCTTGTTTTTCTAGTACAAGTAGCTATTGGGCTTGCTATGACTTTATGCTAGCGTTTGAATCAAGGGTTTGGTACTTGTAAGTTTGTTCTTTTGTTCATCATATATCTATGAGAAGAATCGGATATTAAATTTAGAGGTCTACATGTCAATTAATCTAAAGCAATTTCTTTCTCAGCCAGCATTTTTCTACTACTGAGTACTGGCTGTATGAGGCTCTTGTACTAGCTATTGGAGGTTAGCAGAATGTGGTAGAACTTTGCTAATCATCTGTTTTCGCTTGTTTCTCAAGTCTTAGATAATGTCTACGTTAAAAAGTTCTCCTGTTCAGAATCTCTTTGCAAACTTTCCATAGCTTGCCCACTTCTAATTTGAGATGGGAATATAACTgagatatttgattgtgtactTGATCTATACTTAAGAGGTGagataattaacttttcttttcataGATGTTTGTTTATCACCTGATCTGAGACTTTGGAAATACTCTGGTCAGGATTTACTCgtctatattttttaaaacagaaAAACAAAATGAATCAGCTGGATTTTTGGATACTATTATTATCTAGTAATAAATGGTTGATCTCTGATTTGATGTTACCTCCTTTTTCTATGTTTCTCGTGTTGAAGATTACCTCGAACAAGCTTAGATGTTGTAAACTGTTGTGATCTCGAAATCTAAAGTATCTGAAAGAGATAATATTAATGTTAGCAGTTAGGATAGTATTTTTGCAGTTCCTTAATTCAGTCTGATTTTATTTTGTGCCTTATATCATTCTGTTAATGGTTGCAGGTCGTCCAACATCTTATAAAAAGTTTTGATATTATCAACTCCACGGATAATCAAGGCAACACTGCATTACATATTGCTGCTTCTAGGGGCCAATTAGCTGTTGTTGAAGCTTTAATTGTTGCATCAAGCTCATTGGTCTATTTGAGAAACAATGCCGGAGAAACATTTCTCCATGTTGCCATTACTGGTTTCCAAACTCCTTGTTTCCGCAGATTGGACCATCAAATCCAGCTCATGAAGCAATTAGTTTGTGGAAAGTTCTTCAACATTGAAGAAATTGTTAATGCTGAAAATAAGGATGGTAGAACCGCACTCCATTTGGCTGTCATTGGAAATATTCATTCTGAACTTGTGGAATTACTAATGAATGTCCGCTCTGTTAATGTCAATACTCGTGATAAGGATGGAATGACAGCACTTGATATCCTTAGGCAAAGGCCACATTCTGCTTCATCGGAACTCCTCACAAAACAGTTGATCTCTGCTGGGGGAATTTTTAGTCAACACGATCATTCAGCAAGGAGAGTAGTAGCATCCCATTTAAAAATGCAACATGTAGGTAGCAGTCCTGGCACTTCCTTCAGATTCTCTGACACCGAAATCTTCTTATACACGGGCATTGAGCATGATGGCAATGAAAGTGCAGAGCTGAGCACCTCAACTGAACAGAGTCAACACAATGTGAACACTGAAAACGATTGTCCCAGAAATGAGGGTAAAACCAATTCTGCAAATAATGCTGCACAAAGGCTGAAACGCTTTTTCCATTGGCCAAAAATAAGGAAAGGAGATACTCAGAGGCTCAAGAAATTGGCAGATCAAAGTTCTGCTAGAAATTCAGAAGCTGCACCAGTTCCTCTTCGACAGAGATTCTCCAAGCCGTCCTCTCTTCCAAACAACAAGCGGACACTCTCTGTTAGAAGTAACCTTCCAAGTCCAACAGCTAAAAAGAAACTTGCTTCAGGGCTAGTAAATGGTGTCATGCTGGCCATTCCACATCTTAATGTCCGTCGTAGATCATCTTGCTCTAGTTCATTCTCAATATCATCGGTGTCTTCACACACTTCGTTGGACCAACAAAAGGCCACCCAAATTGAGAATGAGCTTGCTAAACCTTCTTCTTCTAATCACGTACGAGCAAAATCATCAGATTCGATATACAAACAAATCACAGGAAACAAGAGTTTGGTGAACCAGTACTTGTGTTTTGGTGCTTCAGAACAAACTGTCAAAGCCACTTCAAGTGAGCTGAGGCCATATGAAATTTACGAGCGTTCTGTTCTATCCACGGCCTGATCTTCTAGATTGCAGTTTAAGATCCGAAGGAATTCTGGTCTATATAATCAGAAATGGAAATGATGGTGATGGCTCATACAATGGACTCCAATAATTTGGCAGGTCAAGTGAGCTCTTAGTTCAACTCATCTACATGCCCCCATAGTTTAATAGCCTACTAAGATTTCCAAGAAGTAGAAGAAATGTAAATTTGTTTGatgttttatttacattttGTAACACTTCCGTCTGTTGTAACTTAAAGAACTTGGGAACTAATTTGTCAAGCTTTCTTAGTTTTAGTTGCGTGCAAGTTTTCCTTGAAGAA
The sequence above is a segment of the Solanum dulcamara chromosome 11, daSolDulc1.2, whole genome shotgun sequence genome. Coding sequences within it:
- the LOC129873127 gene encoding F-box protein SKIP14, which codes for MALNREERFLAGTEFDNRYFDKECPNQNHYRFGDFWGLNREIDKFHDYKSGKSEMVSDDSTDFWDLNCEEGNFQDHIHENTKMGSDDIVDLLPQDPFDMDISTKITGWLEGINKDFGLKDLGFCTDEIEVDVQLYPKFNIVLKGAMRIHQDVGVPKIGENSYMSEIDVGEGLHDSFGCMDVEMEEVINSRYWAFGDAAHEDQSGMNDHCDGDEGARSDALYLALNYLGLRDLLSIEGVCKDLRDVVRSDPLLWRNIHVDHPLSNKITDDILIKLTDRAQGHLHSLSLVHCPRITDSSLNCVLERNSSLKKLSVPGCGRLTADGILWNLKLLKFAGKPKLKYLGVNGLFGMTHQHFEEFKVLLGVDSSKLLSTRKPRFLQGGQLSVSSDDDYTIDIEICPKCEQLRVVYDCPSESCQKKKSTAQLCRACTICIKRCINCGRCLNNCEYEELFNFDLVCLDCCRDCYREFLDHQERQERITVPLENPVPHKQTSCHFFFCG
- the LOC129874940 gene encoding ankyrin repeat-containing protein ITN1-like → MPPTYFPLRWESTGDQWWYASPIDYAAANGHYDLVRELLRLDGNHLIKLTSLRRIRRLESVWDDEEQFDDVARCRSQVARKLMLECDTKKGKNSLLKAGYGGWLLYTAASAGDLAFVQELLERNPLLVFGEGEYGVTDVLYAAARSKSCDLFKVLFDFAITPRFLPRDGGEMDKHIGEVPSAYKWEMMNRAIHAAARGGNLQVLKELLADCCDDILAYRDIQGATPLHAAAGKGQVEVVQHLIKSFDIINSTDNQGNTALHIAASRGQLAVVEALIVASSSLVYLRNNAGETFLHVAITGFQTPCFRRLDHQIQLMKQLVCGKFFNIEEIVNAENKDGRTALHLAVIGNIHSELVELLMNVRSVNVNTRDKDGMTALDILRQRPHSASSELLTKQLISAGGIFSQHDHSARRVVASHLKMQHVGSSPGTSFRFSDTEIFLYTGIEHDGNESAELSTSTEQSQHNVNTENDCPRNEGKTNSANNAAQRLKRFFHWPKIRKGDTQRLKKLADQSSARNSEAAPVPLRQRFSKPSSLPNNKRTLSVRSNLPSPTAKKKLASGLVNGVMLAIPHLNVRRRSSCSSSFSISSVSSHTSLDQQKATQIENELAKPSSSNHVRAKSSDSIYKQITGNKSLVNQYLCFGASEQTVKATSSELRPYEIYERSVLSTA